Proteins from one Paraburkholderia sp. BL10I2N1 genomic window:
- a CDS encoding GntR family transcriptional regulator, translating to MPTDKKRAKTAENEVAGSFDGAHRHVIYERLMNAISEHRLQPGTKLAEDRLATIFGVSRTTVRTVLQQLAHELVVTIVPNRGAFVASPTVEEARELFEARRQIELPIIEKVCRCATKKDLARLRAHVAQEDEARKRDDRRTSVRLSGEFHVMLAQVSGNRFVERTMRGLQMLTCLTILLYNAPTAKACPHDEHTRLIDALEAGNLKLAQKVMIEHLEHIEATLRLHEPEEEHDDLEAILFDGQ from the coding sequence ATGCCGACTGATAAGAAGAGGGCGAAGACGGCCGAAAACGAAGTGGCTGGCTCCTTCGACGGCGCGCATCGCCACGTGATTTACGAGCGCTTGATGAATGCGATCTCGGAGCATCGGCTGCAGCCCGGCACGAAGCTCGCCGAAGACCGGCTCGCCACTATTTTTGGCGTCAGCCGCACCACTGTGCGGACAGTGTTGCAGCAACTGGCGCACGAACTTGTCGTCACGATCGTGCCGAATCGCGGCGCGTTTGTTGCGAGCCCGACGGTGGAGGAGGCGCGCGAGTTGTTCGAGGCGCGGCGTCAGATCGAATTGCCGATCATCGAAAAGGTGTGCCGTTGCGCGACGAAGAAAGACCTGGCGCGTTTGCGCGCGCATGTGGCACAGGAAGATGAGGCCCGTAAGCGTGATGACCGGCGCACCTCGGTACGACTTTCAGGCGAATTCCACGTGATGCTCGCGCAGGTGTCGGGCAATCGCTTCGTCGAGCGTACGATGCGCGGCCTGCAGATGCTCACCTGCCTGACCATCCTGCTCTACAACGCGCCGACGGCGAAGGCGTGTCCACATGACGAACATACGCGCCTGATCGATGCGCTGGAAGCGGGCAACTTGAAGCTGGCGCAAAAAGTGATGATCGAGCATCTCGAACATATCGAAGCCACGCTCCGGTTGCATGAGCCCGAGGAAGAGCACGACGATCTGGAGGCGATCCTGTTCGATGGCCAATGA
- the argE gene encoding acetylornithine deacetylase: MPDQPTASASNRAPYLALVEELIRYDTTSSRSNLGLIEAIRDRLRARDVEALLVYDRSRQKANLFATLPAMHGETNGGVVLSGHTDVVPVTGQNWSSDPFDPVIRGDRIYGRGSCDMKGFIAVTLGLLPDIQKRRLREPIHLAFSFDEEVGCLGAPLLLAELAKRGIRPAGCIVGEPTSMRPVVAHKGNNAYRCCVKGLAGHSSRTPSGVNAIEYAARLICRIREAADLLRRNGPFDRAFDVPFSTAQTGMISGGIAINTIPEQCEFFFEYRNLPSEDPERFFEQIARYAREQLEPEMRAVADMASISFEKVGTTPALDSAEQAAVTRLVRSLCNDFETRKVTYGTEAGLFSQAGIPTVICGPGSIDDAHKADESVELWQLAECDHFLRQVLETLTAP; this comes from the coding sequence ATGCCTGATCAGCCGACAGCTAGCGCAAGCAATCGCGCGCCTTACCTTGCGCTAGTTGAGGAGCTCATTCGATACGACACGACCAGCAGCCGCTCGAATCTCGGCCTGATCGAAGCAATCCGGGATCGCCTTCGAGCCCGCGACGTCGAAGCGCTTCTCGTCTATGACCGGTCCCGGCAAAAGGCGAATCTGTTCGCGACGTTGCCAGCGATGCACGGCGAGACGAATGGCGGCGTCGTGCTGTCCGGACACACCGATGTCGTTCCCGTAACCGGCCAGAACTGGTCAAGTGATCCCTTCGATCCGGTCATCCGCGGCGATCGAATCTACGGCCGCGGCTCGTGCGACATGAAAGGGTTTATCGCCGTGACGCTCGGCTTGTTACCCGACATCCAGAAGCGCCGGCTGCGCGAGCCGATTCATCTCGCATTTTCTTTCGACGAGGAAGTCGGCTGTCTCGGCGCGCCGTTGCTGCTGGCGGAACTTGCGAAACGCGGCATTCGCCCGGCTGGGTGCATCGTCGGTGAACCGACAAGCATGCGGCCCGTCGTCGCGCACAAAGGCAACAATGCTTACCGATGCTGCGTGAAGGGTCTGGCCGGCCATTCGTCCCGCACGCCGAGCGGCGTCAACGCGATCGAATATGCGGCGCGGCTGATCTGCCGCATCCGCGAGGCCGCCGATCTACTTCGCCGCAACGGCCCGTTCGATCGCGCCTTCGACGTGCCATTTTCGACGGCGCAGACCGGCATGATCTCAGGCGGCATCGCGATCAACACGATTCCCGAGCAGTGCGAGTTCTTCTTTGAGTATCGCAACCTGCCTTCAGAAGATCCAGAACGCTTTTTCGAACAGATCGCCCGCTATGCCCGCGAGCAACTCGAACCGGAGATGCGCGCGGTGGCCGACATGGCGTCGATCTCGTTTGAAAAGGTCGGCACGACCCCGGCGCTCGACAGCGCGGAACAAGCCGCCGTCACGCGACTCGTGCGGAGCCTGTGCAACGACTTCGAGACACGCAAGGTGACCTACGGTACCGAGGCCGGCCTGTTCTCGCAGGCTGGAATTCCGACTGTCATCTGCGGTCCTGGCAGCATCGACGATGCCCACAAGGCGGACGAATCCGTCGAGTTGTGGCAACTCGCGGAATGCGACCACTTCCTGCGGCAGGTACTCGAAACGCTCACCGCGCCCTGA
- a CDS encoding ATP-binding protein — MKQNPGLRPAVKLNDFGPKEIEIVHNLATIFFVSNAKVGKAGKDRYPVVYLKPTDDLQQRFCFFSELLCVLHPYPVLDARVIDFIDRTLSASQNRLDRLCVLIVSNASDVEANVPKVSITSEARVFVPFRYNELTGSVAGKGDIVRRRLEENLYTKDLFAISSALKTDRYFFGRRTDVQRIIGKYNEGENSSIFGLRRIGKTSVLWAVVRELRDIGAPVAFIDCTDTRFHKARWNQTLFRIKQALFQANPIAEGGHGEHAYSEAGASVAFSEDLLLVKKTYGKPSLLIFDEIENLSFDLSPTNHWASGADYLAFWQTIRSTFQQNPNLFSFLVCGVNPRCVEVPLIGPSLDNPLYRYVEPTYLGFFDVDDVTAMLKYIGGYMGMSFDTEVYTYLTDEYGGHPFLIRQVCSKLHQWHLKKLLPRKVHIRKEIYREKRDELRLSTRDYIDLILRILRERYVDEYRLLQHLSADDHQTFSSYALDEPTLINHLLGYGLVTKASDKYHFRIIAVQDAIADTATHLRSPATLEERWELLNAERNSFEQELRNIVKRTLKIAFGTPVAKDKFVNAMIKRSQKDKAATYSYDDMFRGEVYFSDLKRAIIGEWETFKNIFRDDKARFEHAMTTVNKLRADAHANEIDADNFSSAMESIRWLKGSIEENC; from the coding sequence ATGAAACAGAATCCTGGGCTTCGCCCGGCGGTAAAGTTAAACGATTTTGGACCGAAAGAGATCGAGATTGTTCATAATCTAGCGACGATATTTTTTGTCTCAAACGCGAAAGTAGGAAAAGCAGGCAAAGACAGATATCCGGTAGTTTATCTAAAGCCGACCGATGATTTGCAGCAACGATTCTGTTTCTTCTCGGAGTTGCTGTGTGTGCTTCATCCATATCCGGTTCTCGATGCGCGCGTTATCGATTTTATTGATAGAACGTTGTCGGCAAGCCAAAACCGACTAGATCGCTTGTGTGTCTTGATCGTTTCGAATGCATCCGATGTTGAGGCTAACGTACCGAAGGTGAGTATCACTAGCGAGGCGCGGGTGTTTGTCCCATTCCGTTATAACGAACTGACGGGTAGCGTTGCAGGCAAGGGAGATATTGTCAGACGGCGGCTAGAGGAAAATCTCTATACGAAGGATCTTTTCGCGATTTCGTCTGCCTTGAAGACGGATAGGTACTTTTTTGGGCGTCGAACAGATGTGCAACGTATTATCGGAAAATACAATGAAGGGGAAAACAGTTCGATATTCGGTCTTCGACGTATTGGCAAGACGTCTGTGCTTTGGGCCGTAGTTAGAGAGCTTCGGGATATAGGTGCGCCTGTCGCTTTTATTGATTGTACTGATACGCGCTTTCACAAGGCCCGCTGGAATCAAACACTTTTTCGCATTAAGCAAGCCTTGTTTCAAGCAAATCCGATAGCGGAAGGCGGACATGGCGAGCATGCCTATTCTGAGGCAGGAGCTTCGGTTGCATTTTCGGAGGATCTTTTGTTAGTCAAGAAAACATATGGAAAGCCATCGTTACTTATATTCGATGAAATAGAAAACCTCTCGTTTGATCTGTCGCCGACAAATCATTGGGCTAGTGGTGCAGATTATCTCGCCTTTTGGCAAACGATACGGTCGACATTTCAACAAAATCCAAATCTTTTCTCTTTCTTAGTATGCGGTGTTAATCCTCGCTGCGTAGAGGTACCGCTTATAGGTCCAAGCCTTGACAATCCGCTATATCGCTACGTGGAGCCGACATATCTTGGGTTCTTTGACGTAGACGATGTGACCGCCATGCTCAAATATATTGGTGGCTATATGGGGATGTCCTTTGATACGGAAGTGTATACCTACCTTACGGACGAATATGGTGGGCATCCATTTCTGATTCGCCAAGTGTGTAGCAAACTACATCAGTGGCATCTGAAAAAACTTCTGCCTCGTAAAGTGCATATAAGAAAAGAAATATACCGTGAAAAACGGGATGAGCTTAGACTCAGCACACGGGACTACATTGACCTTATTCTCCGCATCCTGAGGGAGAGGTACGTTGATGAGTACAGGCTCTTGCAACATCTTTCGGCTGATGACCATCAGACATTTTCGTCATATGCTTTGGACGAACCAACATTAATAAACCATCTGCTTGGATATGGACTTGTGACGAAGGCAAGCGATAAGTATCACTTTCGCATCATCGCAGTCCAAGATGCAATCGCCGATACCGCAACCCATCTTCGGTCGCCCGCAACTTTGGAAGAGCGCTGGGAGTTGCTAAACGCAGAAAGGAATTCGTTTGAGCAAGAGTTGAGGAATATTGTAAAGCGCACGTTGAAAATAGCTTTTGGAACCCCGGTAGCCAAAGATAAATTCGTCAACGCAATGATAAAGAGATCCCAAAAAGACAAGGCTGCAACATATTCATACGACGACATGTTCCGCGGTGAAGTTTATTTCTCGGATTTAAAACGCGCCATTATCGGTGAATGGGAAACCTTTAAAAATATTTTCCGAGATGATAAGGCTCGCTTCGAGCATGCAATGACCACTGTCAACAAACTCAGGGCCGACGCGCATGCGAATGAAATTGATGCTGACAATTTTAGCTCGGCGATGGAATCCATTCGGTGGTTGAAAGGCTCGATCGAAGAAAACTGCTGA
- a CDS encoding site-specific integrase produces the protein MYRSVPCSSPWLDLLRHRLQDAGYCRRIAKQYDFAARCFLLDLERRGKTIESVSRSDVDMYLANLKRLHDQHPLPVASRRKDCASIKMLLRLVHNGKWPPEFAPTTDHDIVVFDLVRSYETWMVEMRGLSPNTRRHRRFEMYSLLRWLHDHGTSIETLCLPDLDAYIASRVVVMKRRSKAHVISTLRGVLRYLFDSNQIATDLANAIDGPIIYKHEAIPTTIPRKDIDRVLEIARRDRSPLGIRNYAMLMLLSTYGLRSGEIRGLRLSDIDWRHERIHIRHTKTGACSELPLLRDPADALFDYLKCGRPATSTREVFVQAVAPYGPLRAGLHRVLNHAIQAAGVSLTGKRGVHVLRHSRAESLLGSGVSIKVIGDILGHYSVRGTAMYLKLATDDLRSVALDLPQEVTT, from the coding sequence ATGTATCGATCGGTACCTTGTTCAAGTCCGTGGCTTGATCTATTGAGGCATCGTCTCCAGGACGCAGGCTACTGTCGCAGGATCGCGAAGCAATATGACTTTGCTGCGCGATGCTTCCTTCTCGATCTGGAGCGTCGAGGAAAAACTATCGAGTCTGTATCTCGGTCAGACGTCGACATGTATCTCGCGAACCTGAAGCGGCTACATGACCAGCATCCGCTACCCGTCGCCAGCAGAAGGAAAGATTGTGCCTCTATCAAGATGCTGCTGCGACTGGTCCACAACGGCAAGTGGCCGCCAGAGTTCGCGCCGACAACGGATCACGATATCGTCGTGTTCGATTTGGTGCGCAGCTATGAAACGTGGATGGTGGAGATGCGCGGGCTATCTCCTAACACGCGCAGACATAGACGCTTCGAAATGTATTCTCTTCTGAGGTGGCTGCACGATCATGGAACGAGCATTGAAACGTTATGCCTTCCGGACCTCGACGCCTATATTGCATCGCGGGTTGTCGTGATGAAGCGCCGCTCAAAGGCACATGTAATAAGCACGTTACGTGGTGTACTGCGCTACCTGTTCGATAGCAATCAAATCGCAACGGATCTGGCAAACGCCATTGATGGACCTATCATCTATAAGCACGAGGCTATTCCGACGACAATCCCTCGAAAGGACATCGATCGGGTGCTGGAAATTGCCCGACGCGATCGCTCACCATTAGGTATCCGTAACTACGCGATGCTGATGCTTCTGTCGACCTATGGCCTGCGCAGTGGAGAGATCCGTGGTTTGCGCCTGTCAGATATCGACTGGCGGCATGAACGGATTCACATCAGACATACAAAGACAGGTGCGTGCTCGGAGCTGCCATTGTTACGTGATCCCGCCGACGCGCTATTCGACTATCTCAAGTGCGGTCGTCCCGCGACGTCAACGCGAGAAGTGTTTGTGCAGGCGGTAGCGCCTTATGGGCCGCTGCGTGCCGGTCTTCATCGGGTGCTGAACCACGCCATTCAGGCCGCAGGAGTGTCGCTGACAGGAAAGCGCGGGGTTCATGTCTTGAGGCATAGCCGGGCCGAGTCTTTGCTGGGTAGTGGCGTATCGATCAAGGTGATCGGAGATATCCTGGGACATTACAGTGTGCGAGGTACAGCAATGTATCTCAAGCTGGCAACTGACGATTTACGGTCAGTCGCACTTGATCTTCCGCAAGAGGTGACGACATGA